One window from the genome of Nocardioides panaciterrulae encodes:
- a CDS encoding LacI family DNA-binding transcriptional regulator codes for MADRMADGTTDRLARSLGRSPAVPPTLADVAERAGVSRQTVSNAVNNPDLLRADTLARVQEAIDDLGYSPNRAARNLRTRASHLIGMRINPAQEGTANATMDRFVHSLVETSGEAGYHVLLFAGTHQDPLEGYDDLLRSTAVDAFVVTDTYLGNPQAAWLESRRAPFVAFGRPWDNPAATHPWVDVDGAAGAELATTHLLDRGHRRIAWIGWRKDSFIGEDRRAGWSRALRSRDLPTTGLASRVEDTVASGREASAVLLDEAQPTGFVCASDTLAMGVLHTLAQRGLVPGRDVAVVGFDDSQVAQVVPPGLTSVRQPLEDVAVGIVKALEDILNHPSRPPGGVLLTPTLAVRGSS; via the coding sequence ATGGCTGACCGGATGGCAGACGGTACGACAGACCGGCTGGCTAGGAGCCTGGGCAGGAGCCCCGCGGTGCCGCCCACGCTCGCCGACGTCGCGGAGCGGGCGGGCGTCTCCCGGCAGACGGTGTCCAACGCCGTCAACAACCCCGACCTGCTCCGGGCCGACACCCTGGCCCGGGTCCAGGAGGCCATCGACGATCTCGGCTACTCGCCGAACCGGGCCGCGCGCAACCTGCGCACCCGCGCCTCGCACCTGATCGGCATGCGGATCAACCCGGCCCAGGAGGGCACCGCCAACGCCACGATGGACCGCTTCGTGCACTCGCTGGTGGAGACCTCCGGCGAGGCGGGCTACCACGTGCTGCTCTTCGCCGGCACCCACCAGGACCCGCTCGAGGGGTACGACGACCTCCTGCGCTCGACCGCGGTCGACGCGTTCGTGGTCACCGACACCTACCTCGGCAACCCGCAGGCGGCGTGGCTGGAGTCGCGGCGTGCGCCGTTCGTGGCGTTCGGGCGGCCCTGGGACAACCCGGCGGCCACCCACCCGTGGGTCGACGTCGACGGCGCGGCCGGTGCCGAGCTCGCCACCACCCACCTGCTGGACCGCGGGCACCGGCGGATCGCCTGGATCGGGTGGCGCAAGGACTCCTTCATCGGCGAGGACCGCCGGGCGGGCTGGAGCCGGGCGCTGCGCTCGCGCGACCTGCCCACCACCGGCCTGGCCTCGCGGGTGGAGGACACCGTCGCCAGCGGGCGGGAGGCCAGCGCGGTGCTGCTCGACGAGGCGCAGCCGACCGGGTTCGTGTGCGCCTCCGACACGCTGGCGATGGGCGTGCTGCACACCCTGGCCCAGCGCGGCCTCGTCCCCGGCCGCGACGTCGCCGTGGTCGGCTTCGACGACTCCCAGGTCGCCCAGGTGGTGCCGCCCGGCCTGACCTCGGTGCGCCAGCCGCTCGAGGACGTCGCCGTCGGGATCGTCAAGGCGCTCGAGGACATCCTCAACCACCCCTCGCGTCCCCCCGGTGGCGTACTGCTCACGCCCACGCTCGCGGTGCGCGGGTCCAGCTAG
- the radA gene encoding DNA repair protein RadA, with protein sequence MPKPPRTTYRCTECGWEAAKWVGRCGECQAWGSVVEAASSSGTVSRTAASPVTTAAVPIGQVSVEESAFRPSGVPELDRVLGGGLVPGAAILLAGEPGVGKSTLLLEVAAQTARRRHRTLYVTGEESASQVRLRADRTGGVHDELYLAAETDLGAVLTHIEQVRPTLLVVDSVQTIGASGVEGVPGGVTQVKEVAAALVRVAKTRNITTVLVGHVTKDGSIAGPRVLEHVVDVVLHFEGDRNSRFRMVRAMKNRFGPVDEVGCFDLSAGGITAVTDPTGLFVENHHTSVPGTCVAVTMEGRRPLLAEVQGLVTPTASERPRRTTSGLDGSRLAMVLAVLQQHCGIRLHNHDVFASTVGGARLTEPASDLALAVAVAGAAFGRPTPHGVVAMGEIGLAGELRRVRDLPQRIAEAARLGFRVALVPMEPGERAPGRLQAVNHVAPVPTVDGMKVIGVPDVRSGLQMLKVTREQTERPHSL encoded by the coding sequence ATGCCCAAGCCACCACGTACGACGTACCGCTGCACCGAGTGCGGCTGGGAGGCCGCCAAGTGGGTCGGCCGCTGCGGCGAGTGCCAGGCCTGGGGGTCGGTCGTGGAGGCCGCGTCGTCCTCGGGCACCGTCTCGCGGACCGCCGCGAGCCCGGTGACCACCGCGGCGGTCCCCATCGGCCAGGTCTCGGTGGAGGAGTCGGCGTTCCGTCCCAGCGGGGTGCCCGAGCTCGACCGGGTGCTGGGCGGTGGGCTGGTCCCCGGCGCCGCGATCCTGCTCGCCGGCGAGCCCGGGGTCGGCAAGAGCACGCTGCTGCTCGAGGTGGCCGCCCAGACCGCGCGCCGCCGGCACCGCACGCTCTACGTCACCGGCGAGGAGTCGGCCTCGCAGGTGCGCCTGCGCGCGGACCGCACCGGCGGCGTGCACGACGAGCTCTACCTCGCCGCCGAGACCGACCTCGGCGCGGTGCTGACCCACATCGAGCAGGTCCGGCCGACGCTGCTGGTGGTCGACTCCGTGCAGACCATCGGCGCCTCCGGCGTCGAGGGCGTGCCCGGCGGCGTGACCCAGGTCAAGGAGGTCGCGGCCGCGCTGGTGCGGGTCGCCAAGACCCGCAACATCACCACGGTGCTCGTCGGCCACGTCACCAAGGACGGCTCGATCGCCGGTCCGCGGGTGCTCGAGCACGTCGTCGACGTGGTGCTCCACTTCGAGGGCGACCGCAACTCCCGGTTCCGGATGGTGCGGGCCATGAAGAACCGGTTCGGCCCGGTCGACGAGGTCGGTTGCTTCGACCTCTCCGCCGGCGGGATCACCGCGGTGACCGACCCCACCGGGTTGTTCGTGGAGAACCACCACACCAGCGTCCCGGGCACCTGCGTCGCGGTCACCATGGAGGGCCGGCGACCGCTGCTCGCCGAGGTGCAGGGGCTGGTGACGCCCACCGCCTCCGAGCGGCCGCGGCGGACCACCTCGGGGCTGGACGGGTCGCGGCTGGCCATGGTGCTGGCGGTGCTGCAGCAGCACTGCGGGATCCGGCTGCACAACCACGACGTGTTCGCCTCCACCGTCGGTGGCGCCCGGCTCACCGAGCCGGCCAGCGACCTCGCGCTGGCGGTCGCGGTCGCCGGGGCGGCCTTCGGGCGGCCCACGCCGCACGGGGTGGTCGCCATGGGCGAGATCGGCCTGGCCGGGGAGCTGCGGCGGGTCCGCGACCTGCCCCAGCGGATCGCCGAGGCCGCCCGGCTCGGCTTCCGGGTCGCGCTGGTGCCGATGGAGCCCGGCGAGCGGGCGCCCGGGCGGTTGCAGGCCGTCAACCACGTGGCGCCGGTGCCGACCGTCGACGGCATGAAGGTCATCGGTGTCCCCGACGTGCGCTCCGGGTTGCAGATGCTCAAGGTGACCCGCGAGCAGACCGAGCGACCCCACTCCCTGTGA
- a CDS encoding class I SAM-dependent methyltransferase gives MPSPNIWHHTATYETENRAVDPDGLLEATMASLLGGSGWSGRRVLDLGCGTGFHLPRLAAAAATVTGIEPHPDLAALARRRTRGLPHVTVLQGTAQSLPLPDASVDVVHARWAYFFGPGCEPGLAELDRVVGRGGTAFVIDNDASRSTFGRWFRRGYPHLPAPEVVERFWSTRGWTRVPLDLRWAFDSRRDLEDVVRIELPGRVAEEVLAEHEGTEVDYAVNLWWKRF, from the coding sequence GTGCCGAGCCCGAACATCTGGCACCACACCGCGACGTACGAGACCGAGAACCGCGCCGTCGACCCCGACGGCCTGCTCGAGGCCACCATGGCCTCGCTGCTGGGCGGCTCGGGCTGGTCCGGCCGGCGGGTGCTCGACCTCGGGTGCGGCACCGGGTTCCACCTGCCGCGCCTGGCCGCGGCCGCGGCGACCGTGACCGGGATCGAGCCGCACCCGGACCTGGCCGCGCTCGCCCGGCGACGCACCCGCGGCCTGCCCCACGTCACGGTGCTGCAGGGCACCGCGCAGTCGCTGCCGCTGCCGGACGCCTCGGTCGACGTCGTGCACGCCCGCTGGGCCTACTTCTTCGGTCCCGGGTGCGAGCCCGGCCTGGCGGAGCTGGACCGCGTCGTAGGCCGGGGCGGCACGGCGTTCGTGATCGACAACGACGCCTCCCGGTCCACGTTCGGGCGCTGGTTCCGGCGCGGCTACCCGCACCTGCCGGCCCCCGAGGTCGTCGAGCGGTTCTGGTCGACCCGAGGCTGGACCCGGGTGCCGCTCGACCTGCGATGGGCCTTCGACTCCCGGCGGGACCTGGAGGACGTGGTGCGCATCGAGCTGCCCGGCCGCGTGGCCGAGGAGGTGCTGGCCGAGCACGAGGGCACCGAGGTCGACTACGCGGTCAACCTCTGGTGGAAGCGCTTCTGA
- the disA gene encoding DNA integrity scanning diadenylate cyclase DisA, whose translation MATDRSDETLRLRAALASIAPGTALRDGLERILRGRTGALIVLGHDRTVESLSTGGFTLDVPFTATGLRELAKMDGAIIVDKDVTRIYRAAVHLMPDHTIPSEETGTRHRTADRVARQTHYPVISVSQSMQIIAVYVGATRHVLEDSGQILSRANQALATLERYKLRLDEVASTLSALEIEDLVTVRDVAVVAQRLEMVTRIAREIEDYVLELGTDGRLLSLQLEELITGVDAERELVIRDYLPAGRRTKTPEALLQRLESLSPTELVDPAAAARALGLGTGEHLDGAVAPRGYRLLAKVPRLPSSVVDRLVDHFGTLQKLLSAGIDDLQAVEGVGELRARSVREGLSRLAESTILERYV comes from the coding sequence GTGGCCACGGATCGCTCGGACGAGACGCTGCGCCTGCGCGCCGCCCTCGCCTCCATCGCCCCCGGCACCGCCCTGCGCGACGGGCTGGAGCGGATCCTGCGCGGGCGCACCGGCGCGCTGATCGTGCTCGGCCACGACAGGACGGTCGAGTCGCTCTCCACCGGGGGGTTCACCCTCGACGTGCCGTTCACCGCCACCGGCCTGCGCGAGCTCGCCAAGATGGACGGCGCGATCATCGTCGACAAGGACGTGACCCGCATCTACCGGGCCGCGGTGCACCTGATGCCCGACCACACGATCCCCTCGGAGGAGACCGGCACCCGGCACCGCACCGCCGACCGGGTCGCCCGGCAGACCCACTACCCGGTGATCTCGGTGTCCCAGTCGATGCAGATCATCGCGGTGTACGTCGGTGCGACCCGGCACGTGCTGGAGGACTCCGGCCAGATCCTGTCCCGCGCCAACCAGGCGCTGGCGACGCTGGAGCGCTACAAGCTGCGCCTCGACGAGGTCGCCAGCACGCTCTCGGCGCTGGAGATCGAGGACCTCGTCACCGTGCGCGACGTGGCGGTGGTGGCCCAGCGCCTCGAGATGGTCACCCGGATCGCCCGCGAGATCGAGGACTACGTGCTCGAGCTCGGCACCGACGGCCGGCTGCTCTCGCTGCAGCTGGAGGAGCTGATCACCGGGGTGGACGCCGAGCGCGAGCTGGTGATCCGCGACTACCTGCCCGCGGGGCGGCGCACCAAGACCCCGGAGGCGCTGCTGCAGCGGCTGGAGTCCCTCTCGCCCACCGAGCTCGTCGACCCCGCCGCTGCGGCGCGCGCGCTGGGGCTCGGCACCGGTGAGCACCTCGACGGGGCCGTGGCACCGCGCGGCTACCGGCTGCTCGCCAAGGTCCCCCGGCTGCCCAGCTCGGTCGTCGACCGGCTCGTCGACCACTTCGGCACCCTGCAGAAGCTGCTCTCCGCGGGCATCGACGACCTCCAGGCGGTCGAGGGCGTCGGCGAGCTGCGCGCCCGCAGCGTGCGCGAGGGCCTCTCGAGGCTGGCCGAGTCGACGATCCTCGAGCGCTACGTCTGA
- a CDS encoding VOC family protein, whose product MRLDHLSYAAGPDGLASTAQRIGGLLGREFIDGGVHPRFGTRNMIMPLADGTYLEIVEVLDHPASDKAPFGQAVRARSALGGGWLGWVVAVDDIAPVEQRLGREAVAGNRHRPDGTELHWKQIGISGLMADPQLPFFIEWDSPRDLHPSNGADPAYSLACLEIAGDPQRVSEWLGETVEAPLEDVKVEWVAPHGTPGIIAAQVQTPNGLVRL is encoded by the coding sequence ATGCGCCTGGACCATCTCTCTTACGCAGCAGGACCTGATGGCCTCGCCAGCACCGCCCAGCGCATCGGGGGACTGCTCGGCCGGGAGTTCATCGACGGAGGCGTGCACCCACGCTTCGGGACCCGGAACATGATCATGCCGCTCGCTGACGGCACCTACCTGGAGATCGTGGAGGTCCTCGACCACCCCGCCTCCGACAAGGCACCGTTCGGCCAGGCCGTGCGCGCCCGCTCCGCGCTCGGCGGCGGCTGGCTCGGCTGGGTGGTCGCGGTCGACGACATCGCCCCGGTCGAGCAGCGGCTCGGCCGCGAGGCGGTGGCCGGCAACCGGCACCGCCCCGACGGCACCGAGCTGCACTGGAAGCAGATCGGCATCAGCGGCCTGATGGCCGACCCGCAGCTGCCGTTCTTCATCGAGTGGGACAGCCCCCGCGACCTGCACCCCAGCAACGGTGCGGACCCGGCGTACTCCCTGGCCTGCCTGGAGATCGCCGGCGACCCGCAGCGGGTCAGCGAGTGGCTCGGCGAGACCGTCGAGGCACCGCTGGAGGACGTGAAGGTCGAGTGGGTGGCCCCGCACGGCACCCCGGGGATCATCGCGGCGCAGGTCCAGACCCCGAACGGACTGGTCCGGCTCTGA
- a CDS encoding A/G-specific adenine glycosylase, producing MSDLHEPVLAWYDEHARELPWRSPAATAWSVMVSEFMLQQTPVARVLPVHEAWLRRWPTPGDLAAEPAGEAVRAWGRLGYPRRALRLHAAAVAIVEQHDGEVPPSYDDLLALPGVGDYTAAAIATFAFGRRHVVLDTNVRRVLARVATGVELPAASVTRAERTLAAELLPPDDPTAATWSVAVMELGALVCTAAGPRCGACPVAGLCAWRRAGHPAYDGPPRRVQAWAGTDRQCRGRLLAALRETEGEVTQARLDATWDDQLQRARSLAGLVEDGLVVRTPRGTYTLP from the coding sequence GTGAGCGACCTGCACGAGCCCGTCCTCGCGTGGTACGACGAGCACGCCCGCGAGCTCCCGTGGCGCTCGCCCGCGGCCACCGCGTGGTCGGTGATGGTCTCGGAGTTCATGCTCCAGCAGACGCCGGTGGCGCGCGTGCTGCCCGTGCACGAGGCGTGGCTGCGGCGCTGGCCGACTCCGGGCGACCTGGCCGCCGAGCCGGCCGGCGAGGCCGTCCGCGCCTGGGGCCGGCTGGGCTACCCGCGCCGGGCGCTGCGGCTGCACGCGGCCGCCGTCGCGATCGTCGAGCAGCACGACGGTGAGGTACCGCCGTCGTACGACGACCTGCTGGCGCTGCCCGGGGTGGGCGACTACACCGCGGCCGCGATCGCGACCTTCGCCTTCGGGCGCCGCCACGTCGTGCTCGACACCAACGTGCGCCGGGTGCTGGCCCGGGTCGCCACCGGCGTCGAGCTCCCGGCCGCCTCGGTGACCCGGGCCGAGCGCACGCTGGCGGCCGAGCTGCTGCCCCCGGACGATCCCACCGCGGCGACCTGGTCGGTGGCGGTGATGGAGCTCGGCGCGCTGGTCTGCACGGCGGCCGGTCCCCGGTGCGGCGCGTGTCCCGTCGCCGGCCTCTGCGCCTGGCGGCGGGCCGGGCACCCGGCGTACGACGGGCCGCCGCGCCGGGTCCAGGCCTGGGCCGGCACCGACCGGCAGTGCCGCGGCCGGCTGCTCGCCGCGCTGCGCGAGACCGAGGGCGAGGTCACCCAGGCGCGCCTCGACGCCACCTGGGACGACCAGCTGCAGCGGGCCCGCAGCCTCGCCGGCCTGGTCGAGGACGGGCTGGTCGTCCGCACCCCGCGCGGCACCTACACGCTGCCCTGA